From a single Coregonus clupeaformis isolate EN_2021a unplaced genomic scaffold, ASM2061545v1 scaf0073, whole genome shotgun sequence genomic region:
- the LOC121531194 gene encoding LOW QUALITY PROTEIN: ankyrin repeat and SOCS box protein 15-like (The sequence of the model RefSeq protein was modified relative to this genomic sequence to represent the inferred CDS: substituted 1 base at 1 genomic stop codon): MDPDDMDEDRLLDYAIQMSIQESCPKLLSKHDLLCFDILSDEHLKIIKAIDRGDILALQELSEFQAGFSKADDRGWYPLHKAAVQPLVKMLEIVLYASFRLSLEGKTMEGETLLTLAAMADLVDYVKMLLEHGASPHNTNSKKETPLLLAVRFGSYEMASALITRGACVEQVCLKQSTALHKAAKVGCSDIMELLLEHXGQVNEIDQDGVTPMAIAAEHAHSEVLEIFIHNGGDVNAQAPNGDSVLYDAAQSGNPDCIDLLLRHGANPNVPSLCSELPIHRAAYEGHYLALTIFILITTRRAIRLSGQSPVHSAVDRGHVQCLELLVEKGFDVNSLLDFHISEDYGDMRKSALYFTVSNGDVTCTERPLNAGAKPDLDPLCCLLVAVRDVRYEIVKLLLSRQADINCYFAVMSDTVFPMALQYCLRDEMMMRLLLNNGYDADKCFCCNHDSTWDDLSDQTDSDYQEQVSFCHFISVSWLVHLAGRAVWILLDYVSHMPLCPKLRQILEKHKEWPQICCILAKPRSLTHLCRLVIRKQMTSKRLGHPNIRDSALFPPRLKEYLFYKEHDLYGKMICMDK; this comes from the exons ATGGATCCTGACGACATGGATGAAGATCGACTGCTTGATTACGCTATTCAGATGAGCATTCAAGAGTCATGCCCAAAATT ACTTTCTAAACATGATCTCCTCTGCTTCGATATTCTCAGTGATGAACATCTGAAGATCATAAAGGCTATTGATCGAG GTGACATACTCGCCCTCCAAGAGCTGTCAGAATTTCAAGCAGGCTTCAGTAAGGCAGATGACAGGGGCTGGTACCCTCTGCACAAGGCAGCTGTCCAACCTctggtgaagatgctggagatagTGTTGTATG CGTCTTTTAGGTTGTCCCTGGAGGGGAAGACAATGGAGGGAGAAACACTGCTAACTCTAGCAGCTATGGCTGATCTGGTGGACTATGTGAAGATGCTACTTGAACATGGAGCGTCTCCACATAACACCAACAGCAAGAAAGAAACCCCTCTACTGCTAG CTGTTAGATTTGGGTCGTATGAAATGGCATCTGCCCTGATCACGAGAGGAGCCTGTGTGGAGCAGGTCTGTCTGAAGCAGTCGACTGCCCTGCACAAGGCCGCAAAGGTAGGCTGCTCTGATATCATGGAGCTGTTGTTGGAACATTGAGGCCAGGTCAATGAGATAGATCAAGACGGCGTGACTCCAATGGCCATTGCAGCAGAGCACGCCCACTCAGAGGTTCTAGAGATCTTTATTCACAATG GTGGCGATGTGAATGCACAGGCGCCCAATGGGGACAGTGTGCTGTATGATGCGGCACAATCTGGGAATCCAGACTGTATAGACCTACTTCTGCGACATGGAGCCAACCCCAATGTACCTAGCCTGTGCTCAGAGCTACCCATTCATCGAGCAGCATATGAGGGCCATTACCT GGCACTGACAATTTTTATTCTGATAACCACTAGAAGGGCAATCAGACTTTCAGGCCAGAGTCCCGTTCACTCTGCAGTCGACAGAGGCCATGTACAATGCCTGGAGCTACTCGTGGAAAAGGGCTTTGATGTCAACTCTCTCCTAGACTTTCACATCTCTGAAGACTACGGAGACATGAGAAAAAGTGCATTGTACTTTACTGTCTCTAATGGAGACGTGACCTGCACTGAAAGGCCGCTGAACGCAGGAGCCAAACCTGACCTGGACCCTCTATGCTGCCTCCTGGTGGCGGTGAGAGATGTGCGGTATGAGATTGTGAAGCTGCTTTTGTCCAGACAGGCAGACATCAATTGTTACTTTGCCGTGATGAGTGACACAGTGTTTCCCATGGCTCTGCAGTACTGCCTGCGGGACGAAATGATGATGCGTCTGCTGCTCAACAACGGCTATGACGCAGATAAATGTTTCTGCTGTAACCATGACAGCACCTGGGATGACCTGAGTGATCAGACTGATTCCGATTATCAAGAACAAGTTTCT TTCTGTCATTTCATCAGCGTTTCCTGGCTGGTGCACTTGGCTGGGAGAGCTGTGTGGATCCTTCTGGACTACGTCAGTCACATGCCTCTCTGTCCAAAGCTGAGACAGATCCTGGAGAAGCACAAAGAGTGGCCTCAGATCTGCTGCATATTAG CGAAACCCCGTTCACTGACACATCTGTGCAGACTGGTGATCAGGAAACAGATGACTTCAAAGAGACTGGGGCATCCAAACATCAGGGACTCTGCCCTCTTCCCACCCAGACTGAAGGAATACCTATTCTACAAAGAACATGATTTGTATGGCAAAATGATATGTATGGACAAGTGA